The following nucleotide sequence is from Mucilaginibacter sp. cycad4.
TTTAGACAACCTGGAGTTTTGCAGAAAAAATAAGGGTTTAAAAGTATATGCCTACTGCATAATGAGCAGTCATATTCATTTGATTGTTGAATCTGAGGAATCAAAACTGCCACAAATTATAAGAGACCTGAAGAGTTATACTGCTAAGCGGATCATCGCAATGATAACCGATAGTTATACAGAAAGCAGAAAGGAATGGCTGCTTCACATGTTTCGTTATTTTGCGAATGTAACACAACAAAATAGCGAATACCAGTTTTGGCAAAAGACAACTCATCCAACGGAACTGATAACCGCGAAAGTATTTGACCAGAAGGTAGATTATATTCATGATAATCCGGTTGAAGCTATGTTCGTTAACGATCCAACGGCTTATGTATATAGCAGCGCTAACCCTGATTCGGTTTTTAAGGTTGATGAGTAACTGTCAATTCTTCGGGCTGCGGCGGCCGGGAGGCCGCGAAATAGTCGACACTCGGCAGGAGCCGAGCGTCAGCATGAAGTTGATAAAAAAATAAAATAAAAAGGCCGGTGCTCGGCC
It contains:
- a CDS encoding transposase translates to MSEFRKANTDRPFFVTLTVVGWIDVFIRSEYCEEFLDNLEFCRKNKGLKVYAYCIMSSHIHLIVESEESKLPQIIRDLKSYTAKRIIAMITDSYTESRKEWLLHMFRYFANVTQQNSEYQFWQKTTHPTELITAKVFDQKVDYIHDNPVEAMFVNDPTAYVYSSANPDSVFKVDE